One segment of Clavelina lepadiformis chromosome 2, kaClaLepa1.1, whole genome shotgun sequence DNA contains the following:
- the LOC143447514 gene encoding thrombospondin type-1 domain-containing protein 4-like isoform X2 codes for MLKSTKVFLLLIFLQGFDWSFCDGSKALPSAGRTPGIIVPEVVSLSAEDDEGWKPVTDFRKQFPNLFPVKDENNFWTSAHEDNPTAMTTGCDGIMGSRLTLDNCGLCGGDGTSCTVGHGIFRNEALTNDFHLVVTIPVGSTRINITERAQSRSFLALRSRPSGHFFINGKLAKGSPDPSHSYRAAGTFFVYDRPFQSSKGESIWAEGPTNEDIDVLIYFQRENPGIEYDYIVPRATAPPSVGSTNLDLNRDGLLDQRVDTETLDGLDRSYPSAASANSVFNHPPLRRNYYNSYENVNPHPYPPFRQGSRFHPAPQSLDATQKRDLVEISREDRNNIGLTNWENQGFGSCSRSCAGGIKQTIIRCVSTESRAPVEDRYCDADSKPTVRKRRCNRQSCPAFYDVGPWSDCSRTCGYGRRTRKVVCKQQFPGNFTAVVSHKKCRGRARPRPQERCRMRECARWEVVGEWSQCSANCGSGTQTRMIACKLGNGRVMPDGLCPAARRPTPTKSCDAGPCLTGWYVTDWQECSADCDRGIQRRNVFCINTAQSVTGCPSPTEPNSTRSCARNSCGTKYEWFAGQWGTCSSKCGNGVQERKVTCLSVTPEGAMAVAELVDLRTQCDVREKPATEQACNTQACGSRWHYTPWTECSVSCGGGSRTRDVQCLDENRHFSSLCNIAEKPKDAERCNTVSCHSLQDPNCQDELPNCKTVLQARFCGYDFYRKKCCHTCSNGRGAPYRQH; via the exons ATGTTGAAGTCTACCAAAGTTTTTCTCCTGCTGATTTTCTTGCAAGGATTCGATTGGTCGTTTTGTGATGGCTCCAAAGCTCTTCCATCAGCTGGACGCACTCCAGGTATCATTGTTCCCGAAGTTGTGAGTCTATCCGCGGAAGATGATGAAGGTTGGAAACCGGTGACTGACTTTCGAAAACAATTCCCAAACCTCTTTCCCGTAAAAGATGAGAACAATTTTTGGACATCAGCACACGAAGATAATCCCACCGCAATG ACTACGGGCTGTGACGGCATAATGGGTTCAAGATTAACCCTCGACAACTGCGGCTTGTGTGGGGGAGATGGCACGTCTTGCACAGTGGGACACG GAATTTTTCGGAACGAAGCTCTCACAAACGATTTTCACCTGGTGGTCACCATCCCCGTTGGATCTACCCGAATCAACATCACGGAAAGAGCGCAGAGCAGGAGCTTTTTGG CTCTACGATCAAGACCAAGCGGACATTTCTTTATAAACGGAAAACTCGCCAAGGGCAGCCCGGACCCTAGCCACAGTTACAGAGCGGCCGGGACTTTTTTTGTATACGACAGGCCGTTCCAGTCGTCGAAAGGCGAGTCCATATGGGCAGAAGGACCAACTAATGAGGATATCGACGTCCTG ATATACTTTCAACGGGAAAACCCGGGCATCGAATACGACTATATCGTACCTCGCGCAACGGCCCCGCCAAGTGTTGGGTCGACCAATCTCGACCTTAATCGCGATGGGCTTCTTGACCAACGCGTCGACACCGAGACCCTCGACGGTCTTGACCGGTCTTACCCTTCTGCTGCCTCCGCCAACTCCGTTTTTAATCACCCTCCTCTCAGACGCAACTATTATAACTCATACGAAAACGTGAACCCGCATCCGTACCCGCCTTTCAGACAGGGGTCTCGGTTCCATCCCGCTCCACAGAGCTTGGACGCCACACAGAAGCGCGATCTCGTCGAAATATCTCGCGAAGATAGAAATAACATCGGCCTTACTAACTGGGAGAATCAAGGTTTCGGTTCCTGTTCTAGGAGTTGTGCTGGAG GAATAAAGCAGACCATCATTCGCTGCGTCAGCACCGAATCTAGAGCACCGGTCGAGGACCGCTACTGCGATGCTGACAGCAAACCGACTGTGAGAAAACGTAGATGCAACCGCCAGTCCTGCCCAGCGTT CTATGACGTTGGACCGTGGTCGGATTGTTCGAGAACCTGTGGATATGGTAGAAGGACTAGGAAGGTGGTGTGCAAGCAACAATTTCCCGGCAATTTCACCGCCGTTGTCAGTCACAAGAAATGCAGGGGTCGTGCACGACCCAGACCTCAAGAAAGATGCAGAATGCGAGAATGCGCTCGTTGGGAAGTGGTCGGCGAGTGGTCTCAG TGCAGCGCCAACTGCGGCAGTGGCACCCAGACCAGGATGATAGCCTGTAAGCTCGGAAATGGACGGGTTATGCCGGACGGTCTCTGTCCAGCTGCCAGACGCCCGACGCCTACCAAGTCATGTGACGCCGGTCCCTGCCTCACTGGATGGTACGTCACCGACTGGCAAGAG tGTTCGGCGGATTGCGATCGTGGCATCCAGAGACGAAACGTTTTCTGCATAAACACAGCTCAGTCAGTGACTGGTTGTCCGTCGCCAACTGAACCAAACTCCACCAGAAGTTGCGCTCGAAACTCATGCGGCACGAAGTACGAATGGTTCGCCGGGCAATGGGGAACG TGTTCAAGTAAATGTGGAAACGGTGTCCAGGAACGTAAGGTCACTTGTCTCAGCGTGACTCCTGAAGGTGCCATGGCAGTTGCGGAACTGGTCGATTTACGAACGCAGTGTGACGTACGGGAGAAGCCTGCCACCGAGCAGGCTTGCAACACTCAAGCGTGCGGCTCTAGGTGGCACTACACACCCTGGACTGAG TGCTCGGTATCATGTGGTGGTGGCTCAAGAACACGCGACGTCCAGTGCTTAGATGAAAATCGTCATTTCAGCTCATTGTGCAACATCGCAGAGAAACCAAAGGATGCGGAGAGATGCAACACAGTCAGCTGTCATTCTCTGCAAG ATCCGAATTGCCAAGACGAACTACCCAATTGCAAAACGGTGTTACAAGCCAGGTTTTGTGGTTACGATTTCTACCGCAAAAAATGTTGCCACACCTGCTCGAATGGACGCGGCGCCCCCTACCGGCAGCactga
- the LOC143447514 gene encoding thrombospondin type-1 domain-containing protein 4-like isoform X3, which translates to MLHLFYYVLLSLIALSLAGFVERPPLTTGCDGIMGSRLTLDNCGLCGGDGTSCTVGHGIFRNEALTNDFHLVVTIPVGSTRINITERAQSRSFLALRSRPSGHFFINGKLAKGSPDPSHSYRAAGTFFVYDRPFQSSKGESIWAEGPTNEDIDVLIYFQRENPGIEYDYIVPRATAPPSVGSTNLDLNRDGLLDQRVDTETLDGLDRSYPSAASANSVFNHPPLRRNYYNSYENVNPHPYPPFRQGSRFHPAPQSLDATQKRDLVEISREDRNNIGLTNWENQGFGSCSRSCAGGIKQTIIRCVSTESRAPVEDRYCDADSKPTVRKRRCNRQSCPAFYDVGPWSDCSRTCGYGRRTRKVVCKQQFPGNFTAVVSHKKCRGRARPRPQERCRMRECARWEVVGEWSQCSANCGSGTQTRMIACKLGNGRVMPDGLCPAARRPTPTKSCDAGPCLTGWYVTDWQECSADCDRGIQRRNVFCINTAQSVTGCPSPTEPNSTRSCARNSCGTKYEWFAGQWGTCSSKCGNGVQERKVTCLSVTPEGAMAVAELVDLRTQCDVREKPATEQACNTQACGSRWHYTPWTECSVSCGGGSRTRDVQCLDENRHFSSLCNIAEKPKDAERCNTVSCHSLQDPNCQDELPNCKTVLQARFCGYDFYRKKCCHTCSNGRGAPYRQH; encoded by the exons atgttgcatCTGTTTTATTACGTGCTCCTGTCCCTTATTGCTCTATCGTTGGCAGGCTTCGTGGAACGACCACCTTTG ACTACGGGCTGTGACGGCATAATGGGTTCAAGATTAACCCTCGACAACTGCGGCTTGTGTGGGGGAGATGGCACGTCTTGCACAGTGGGACACG GAATTTTTCGGAACGAAGCTCTCACAAACGATTTTCACCTGGTGGTCACCATCCCCGTTGGATCTACCCGAATCAACATCACGGAAAGAGCGCAGAGCAGGAGCTTTTTGG CTCTACGATCAAGACCAAGCGGACATTTCTTTATAAACGGAAAACTCGCCAAGGGCAGCCCGGACCCTAGCCACAGTTACAGAGCGGCCGGGACTTTTTTTGTATACGACAGGCCGTTCCAGTCGTCGAAAGGCGAGTCCATATGGGCAGAAGGACCAACTAATGAGGATATCGACGTCCTG ATATACTTTCAACGGGAAAACCCGGGCATCGAATACGACTATATCGTACCTCGCGCAACGGCCCCGCCAAGTGTTGGGTCGACCAATCTCGACCTTAATCGCGATGGGCTTCTTGACCAACGCGTCGACACCGAGACCCTCGACGGTCTTGACCGGTCTTACCCTTCTGCTGCCTCCGCCAACTCCGTTTTTAATCACCCTCCTCTCAGACGCAACTATTATAACTCATACGAAAACGTGAACCCGCATCCGTACCCGCCTTTCAGACAGGGGTCTCGGTTCCATCCCGCTCCACAGAGCTTGGACGCCACACAGAAGCGCGATCTCGTCGAAATATCTCGCGAAGATAGAAATAACATCGGCCTTACTAACTGGGAGAATCAAGGTTTCGGTTCCTGTTCTAGGAGTTGTGCTGGAG GAATAAAGCAGACCATCATTCGCTGCGTCAGCACCGAATCTAGAGCACCGGTCGAGGACCGCTACTGCGATGCTGACAGCAAACCGACTGTGAGAAAACGTAGATGCAACCGCCAGTCCTGCCCAGCGTT CTATGACGTTGGACCGTGGTCGGATTGTTCGAGAACCTGTGGATATGGTAGAAGGACTAGGAAGGTGGTGTGCAAGCAACAATTTCCCGGCAATTTCACCGCCGTTGTCAGTCACAAGAAATGCAGGGGTCGTGCACGACCCAGACCTCAAGAAAGATGCAGAATGCGAGAATGCGCTCGTTGGGAAGTGGTCGGCGAGTGGTCTCAG TGCAGCGCCAACTGCGGCAGTGGCACCCAGACCAGGATGATAGCCTGTAAGCTCGGAAATGGACGGGTTATGCCGGACGGTCTCTGTCCAGCTGCCAGACGCCCGACGCCTACCAAGTCATGTGACGCCGGTCCCTGCCTCACTGGATGGTACGTCACCGACTGGCAAGAG tGTTCGGCGGATTGCGATCGTGGCATCCAGAGACGAAACGTTTTCTGCATAAACACAGCTCAGTCAGTGACTGGTTGTCCGTCGCCAACTGAACCAAACTCCACCAGAAGTTGCGCTCGAAACTCATGCGGCACGAAGTACGAATGGTTCGCCGGGCAATGGGGAACG TGTTCAAGTAAATGTGGAAACGGTGTCCAGGAACGTAAGGTCACTTGTCTCAGCGTGACTCCTGAAGGTGCCATGGCAGTTGCGGAACTGGTCGATTTACGAACGCAGTGTGACGTACGGGAGAAGCCTGCCACCGAGCAGGCTTGCAACACTCAAGCGTGCGGCTCTAGGTGGCACTACACACCCTGGACTGAG TGCTCGGTATCATGTGGTGGTGGCTCAAGAACACGCGACGTCCAGTGCTTAGATGAAAATCGTCATTTCAGCTCATTGTGCAACATCGCAGAGAAACCAAAGGATGCGGAGAGATGCAACACAGTCAGCTGTCATTCTCTGCAAG ATCCGAATTGCCAAGACGAACTACCCAATTGCAAAACGGTGTTACAAGCCAGGTTTTGTGGTTACGATTTCTACCGCAAAAAATGTTGCCACACCTGCTCGAATGGACGCGGCGCCCCCTACCGGCAGCactga